A region of the Bradysia coprophila strain Holo2 unplaced genomic scaffold, BU_Bcop_v1 contig_232, whole genome shotgun sequence genome:
CGGAATAGTAACATTTCCAATTTGTTTTctcaccaaaaaaatatgacaaCGGACATCTACATGTACAAATTTTCGCTCGATCAACGTACAAATTTGAATTCCGAATGAAACAAGGTTATGTGAAATGATGATAATAATAGTAGATACACAAAAAGCTATGCGCACGCGCTTATCAATGacaacaaaagaagaaaaaccgtTTCAGGCTTTGACAGTTTATTTTTGCATGGGAAACCGATTCATTGCAAGGGAGCAGCAAGAGTGGTTAGTTTGatgtcaatttttgaaaatttaaagattGCTAAATGACTTTCGTCTGTTTAAAAAAAGGGTTTTGTGGCATGATGACAGGGCGGCATGGCATGTCTCCTCACTATTCTCACTTTtcagactatttttgagaggAGTGATAGTGAGTTACTTTTTTCCGCATTtcctcacttttctcactatttCTAACTATTTCACACGAAAGCGGATAACttaaggaaaattttcattacatttaaTACTGAAGTTACAAAATCAGTATCAATCAGTAACTTTaggatcaaaaatttcgcctgCGGCGCAAAATCTACTCAAAGTTCAAAACATTGGTTCATACAATTCACTTGTGCAGTTTTAGTAGCGATATACACAAGAAGACTGGATTTTTTCGGATGAACAGGTTTTcgttatttcgatttttactaAGCGTATCCTTATCCTTAGACTTTATTGGCTTTTATCAAAATGCTAACATTATATGCACGGCATAgtaaaaccaggcaggagcgcttgatttagtaaaataatttttttaaatcagcaTTTGAACGTGAATACagttaaatttagtttaaatttagATCGCAGATCGCAGGTAAAACATTTCCTTgtaaaatagaataaaattaAGAACTGACGTACGTCAGTGTTCattcgaattcattttcataatgtATGGATAGGTCCAGCTGACATCAGCAAAATGAGCTGTTCCTGCCTGGTTTCATAAAGCCAAATGTAATAAGTCATTGATCGTTGGTGAGGTGGTCAGCTGGTGGTTGAATATAGGGTaccagtttatttttgaaatacatAAGATTAGAGGAAGGAATTTGTTCGTGTAGTGTTCGTTTGATGGCCCTGCCACAATGATACACAATCgtaccacggcagagtaaaagtaaacctggcaggagcggttcattatggaaacgtcaaatgagggacctaatcctttgtatgaaaatgaactcaaatgaacactgacataagttgaaaaatttaattcgcaaaaaacataggcctactagattattcaggtccctagtcaaacaagcgctcctgcctgggttacttttactctgccgtgatcgtacacattatattttcaatatttctcaATTGTTGACAGTtactttacacaaaatttgtagTTGTGTTAGTGTAATTTCAGCGGCCTCACTTCATTTCAGCCATGTTGAATCTGCGatacaaaattattcattcacgagccaaaatattttttcgaatatCTTTGATAATTCTTACCAGAAACGCTTCCGATCGCAATATTCCTTTATTTTGGTTCATTTGTAATTACTGAGGTCTGTCGTCCGTCGCAAACAACAAtatccaatttatttatttcgcaatatttttgttttgtttacattttgacaTGTGAAGGTTGGTCACACTTGCTCATATTTGGAAAAAGTTGGATCATGACAAGTGGACCGCCAGCAGCTTTCAGTGGGCtttgaacttttgttttttacacgttgtcGCACTTACAGTTGTcaaattcaagattttcatACGAAGGTCACTCAGATTGCTTGGTGAAAAAGGACTCTACATCgcacaaattcaatttcttggCACTATACTTTctgcaacataaaaaaaatcaaaacccactGAAACACAGTGTTTTCACCTATGTAGTAAACACAAACTTGTCGAGCCAATCTCACTCTATAGAATTATGTTTGTCCTAATTTTTAAAGTTGACCTGAACCACTGACCAAACTTCTACCTGatatacaaattttaattcattccttaaaaaattaaaaataacatttactttactagggaggtaatgtggccttcCCCTCAGGCTGAAGCCATCGAATACAGTAATCCCTGGTACAGTAATCCCTGGTACAGTAATCTACTAATTCATTGTatgatataaaaatgaaaaagattgAAATCAGACAGTTTCTTTAGAGGTTTGAAGCCACTgacaaataataaatgaaaccGAGTGGTAAACGGTTTTTTATGCACTAAATGTGTCGATTTTGACTCGAGACCGTAGGGTGACTGATAGGTGTGAGTGATATTACTGTTTTTACACTACAGTCACTCGTTTTTAGTcacttttttaattcaaaatagtAGTGAATTTACCAactattttcggaaaaatcgCTCACTTATTCACTCTTTTCGCAAGAAAAATCACATGCCGCTCTGGATGGCATCTCACATGTGACAAACTAACAATTTGATGAGCCGTTTTTCTTAATAATGCCAAAGTCACATCTAGGTCACATCTCGCGACATTTGAGTATGAACTTTCTAAATGTGAAGTCCGTTTAGTCGTAGGTGCTTTTGTAACGGAGAATGTGTTGTCCTCTTAATAGTACACGGGACGGCCGATTTAagacactttcgcttgtaggcCTCACTTCGCATATACCTGTTTTGgatgattgattttaggcaatttcgcggattgccTACATGGGAAAGtacctaaaatcaatcgtccaataccagatactcaaaaaaatttcctgtAAAAATTTCCACGAAATGTGGCAAATGTGCCATATCTAGGCCAGGAACAGGGCAAAGGaggtcaaaaatatttttctcttttatattTGTGCTAATTTAGGTGTAATTGTATTTCTTATTGTTTTCTTGCGATTAATAAGAAACTAATTTATAGTTACAGACTTGCCGTATTGTCCTTAACAGGACAATCTTCGcaagttcaattttcatttcttttaaatatggGATTGTATCTATCGTGCCACTGTACAAAATTATTAACGACTCCCTCActgggagttgcgggaatcgttaatacggtgtttaagtagagcgagatggaaaatcaattcggggtctgctgtcatcgataatacaaaagaatctgaaGAAGACCCGAGATGGAACAATAGGTTATTATTTCGCCATCTCTCTCACTTAAACACTCTATAATTTTGACAGTGCAAACAATAGGTCTAATATGTGCTGCATTGTcctctaaaaacaaaattataataatttcaaaGTTTTAGCGCGTCAATCGACCGCACTGATGCAAACTTTGTGCTTTTTGactcaacaaaataatgtgACACACGAATTTCTCTAATATCGTCTACTGTCAAATCtaaccaaatttacaaattgtttTAGAGTTTGAAAACTTAAACTATTTTTCAATGGACGAAATTCCAGACGATTCGGAAAGATTATCGGCTGCAGCGGCAGCAGCACAGGCTCGACGTGAAGCACGAATGAAGAGAATAttggaaaattcgaaaaatcgtTTAAGCAAAATCACTGGCAGGGAAGAAAAtggtaaaagaaaaacttttcttctcttttttgattttttgatatgcCAGTCATTCAGtccattttaaataaattattcatttgcATTGTCACCCAACGAATGACCGCTGACTTATGACTGATTTATGTATACAGATGTTCCCGAAGCTCCCATCAAAAAAGAATCGGAACGAATCATCTATCCAGACCCGGAGATCGAACGGGATGTTTACGAATTCGAAGCACCATTCGTACCAATGGGAACACCAGAGCCcgacattgacattttccagcttttaaacaatttgaaaccaCAAAACGGTCAACCCCCGTCGACAGCACCACAACAAATGGCTCCAACATCGAAAATGACCAGATttcttcgaacaaaaattcactttgCTGTGCTCGCGGTGTTGACTTACGTTATGGTGGCCACCGATACTTTAGTAACCAGAAACATATTTCTCATGTTCCTGCTGTGGGAAGCAGCTgaagtttttttgttgaaaaccTATGAGGTGAACAAGACCAGTTTCATTGGCATTTTATTCATGCTGGGCGGTATACCGGCGATACATTCGACTGCAATTATAAAATTCATGGAAACTGCCGTGAAAATACTGAACGATGTCGcggtttttgttttctatttcGTCGTTAGTCatattttgtggaaattgtttgtGATGGGCAGCACGTTCGATAGTATTACCAATTTTGAGGCAATATAGACGGCCGACTTCTGCGTTGGtaattaaatcgattttttttgttgaataaatttttttatgaattcgattgaatgaaattttagtgatttcgttttcattctttttatttaacttaacaaagaaaatataattttagtTAACTTTGGCGTAACAACTCGACACTCAAAATTCATCATCAAAAACACTAACAAGAAATTCTGACCAATCGGGTTGAAAAACTCCAACGACAACTCCACCCATAAATGAAACTTGCGAagctgaaatttgaaattcattttttttaatatggaCAAAATATTTGTCCCAGAATGCTGGCGtacataaattttcacaacacaACAAGAAAATCCCCGGGTAAATGTTAGTAAATTTTTTGGAACACTTTGTCTTAAAATATTTAGTGATTATAAATACCTAGAAACGCAACGTTAGCATCCAAAAATAAGCAAGTGAGAGAGAGTTTTGAGAAGCATATTAAAATcctaatgctcaaaacaaacgaggcattgaaaacgtgttttggtcctagttttcattgacagatgcagcaatcgcaattttcgatagagaaatttctatctttatttgacagttgcgacaatttcgtcatgaaaacaaggaccaaaacatgttttgaatgcctcgtttgttttcagcataagtGACCCATTTTTCATGAATCTTAAGGTTTCATTCAATAGAGTGACGACCAATTTAGAGTGTTGAAAgagagaaaaaggaaaattattcaacTGATCTCGATGAGTAATATGTCTAAATTTGTATGTTAAAGTCCAGTGGAAGAAACCAGTTAATTCAACTGAGTTCGATGGTAACACACTCTTGACATTCTCTTTAAACACTCTATAAACTGATGTGAGTGACTCGATGTTGAAATGAATTCGTCGGCTAGAACTCTTTGCGATCGAGCGATCTATTTAGTGGAATTATTGGAAAGAGATGCAATGAACTTTTCGAAGGTAACGATAAAGTCAAGTATACAACTAgccggtgaaatgaaattctcatacatttCTTCATGagagttgaaaattttgacagatacattttgtgtaaaaatttcattttaccgGCTAGTTGTATACTTGGCCAAAAAGGGAAGGTCGACCACTCGAAAGGTCTAATcagtgccgccttttccatatgggccAAATGGGCAAATGTCCGTGGCGCCCGAAGTGGAGCAGAAGAAAATGGCGCCTGAGGtccttacaaaaaaatttagctttactaaattggcgcctatttttccaattgc
Encoded here:
- the LOC119076300 gene encoding uncharacterized protein LOC119076300 codes for the protein MDEIPDDSERLSAAAAAAQARREARMKRILENSKNRLSKITGREENDVPEAPIKKESERIIYPDPEIERDVYEFEAPFVPMGTPEPDIDIFQLLNNLKPQNGQPPSTAPQQMAPTSKMTRFLRTKIHFAVLAVLTYVMVATDTLVTRNIFLMFLLWEAAEVFLLKTYEVNKTSFIGILFMLGGIPAIHSTAIIKFMETAVKILNDVAVFVFYFVVSHILWKLFVMGSTFDSITNFEAI